The following coding sequences lie in one Primulina huaijiensis isolate GDHJ02 chromosome 2, ASM1229523v2, whole genome shotgun sequence genomic window:
- the LOC140967762 gene encoding succinate dehydrogenase subunit 5, mitochondrial-like produces MVKAMMLRSLCHTICRRSQAFSSSAAVKNHIRHLHFSPPSFPASSPKTLPIDFLRPFAFRFGGIRYFSEDATDIPVIEDSDIKCAFKDLMATDWDELPPAVVEDVQRALSKNTEDKASQEFLKNVFRSAEAVEEFTGIVMSLKMEMDDMIGMSGENVKPLPEEHAKAMQILFDRYAAYLASFEPEENYLKKKVETELGTKMIYLKMRCSGLDADWGKVTVLGTSGISGSYIEHRA; encoded by the exons ATGGTGAAAGCGATGATGCTAAGATCGCTTTGTCATACAATTTGCCGCAGGTCTCAAGCTTTCTCCTCCTCCGCCGCCGTCAAAAACCACATCCGCCACCTCCATTTCTCTCCTCCTTCGTTCCCGGCCTCTTCTCCCAAAACCCTCCCTATcg ATTTCTTGCGGCCATTTGCTTTTCGCTTTGGGGGTATACGTTATTTTAGTgaagatgctactgatataccAGTTATAGAAGACTCTGACATCAAATGTGCATTCAAAGACTTAATGGCCACGGACTGGGATGAGCTTCCTCCTGCAGTGGTTGAGGATGTACAGAGGGCGTTGTCAAAGAATACCGAGGATAAGGCTTCCCAAGAGTTTCTAAAAAATGTTTTCCGATCTGCTGAGGCAGTTGAGGAGTTTACTGGAATTGTCATGTCACTGAAGATGGAAATGGATGACATGATTGGTATGAGTGGCGAG AATGTGAAACCCCTGCCAGAAGAACATGCAAAGGCAATGCAAATACTTTTTGACAGATATGCTGCATATTTGGCCTCGTTTGAACCAGAGGAGAACTATTTGAAGAAGAAAGTTGAGACCGAGTTGGGAACAAAGATGATATACTTGAAAATGAGGTGCAGCGGTCTTGATGCTGACTGGGGAAAG GTTACCGTACTCGGGACTTCTGGAATCTCGGGATCTTATATAGAGCACAGAGCATAA